Genomic window (Rossellomorea aquimaris):
GTGGGGTAATAAGGATCATTGACACTTGCTCCCAATGAAAGGTTGATGACATCCATTCCATCTTGTATCGATTTCTCAATTCCTGCAAGGACGTCTTCCGTGTAACCACTCCCGTAAGGACCAAGGACACGATACACATATAGGTCTGCATCTGGAGCAACACCCTCTACCGATACTTCACTAACATTCTCATTTTGTCCTACGATGGTTCCGGATACATGAGTACCATGAGAAGTATAATAGGAATTTCCCGTATAACTGAACTCTGGTTCACTCGTACTCTTCCAATCTTCATACGTTGCTTCCATTGGGTCCGTATCATCGTCAACAAAGTCATATCCGCCTTTGTAGGCATCTTTTAAATCAGGATGGTTATAGTCAACGCCTGTGTCAATCACACCGACTTTGATTCCGTCTCCTGTGATTCCTTCCTTATGTAATTCATCCACTTTTAAATAAGGAATGCTTTCAACAGATGTTGTGATTTCACGGTCTACATCATTAGGAAGATCTTGTTGAACCGGATCGACAGTATAGGTCTGGTTTTTAAATACAGCTTTGACGGCTTTGGATTTAAGCAGGTGTTCTACTTGATTGGCCGGAAGGGTCATCGCCACACCGTTATATGCTTCTCTATAGGTTTGGGTGATTTTCGGTTCAATCTTTTTCCCTTTTACAAGACTAGTAGATAGATGTTTCGCAACATCTTCTTTAAAAATCTTATGTTCTTTCTCCACTTGGTCTTTGGCGTCTTCTTTCTTTACTGTTTTTCCTTTTACTGCAGCTTCTAGTACCGCTACATGCCCAGGCTTGGATTGAAATTGAACGATAACGGAGATCTCTTCACCGGATGCCAATTCATTCGGTTGAAATCCTTGGAGACCCTCTGCGCTATTTAATTCTAATTGTTGCAGGGCTTGTCTTTGCTCTTCTGTCAAAGAAGATAACATCGTTTCCGCTTTCCAATCCGCCGCTGTGGCTGTTGGAGAGGAGTAGCTTGATACTGGGGACAAAAGTAACCCTGTGGATAGTGCAATCAAAGCTGATTTCTTTGCGATGGAAGATCCATTCATCATTTCTACCTCTTTTCTGTAGTTGTTAGTTAGATAATTCTAAAGATTATTGCAATTTATATTGTAAATTCAAATCTGTCATGTTTGTATGGGGGTTTGTTTAGTGACTATTTAACTACTCATTGGAATCGAACGATTATTTATCTTCTGATTTTGAGGAGGGTGTAGGAGGAAAGTTGCGAAATAATGACGTTGAGTTGGGGTTGTAAATGGAACCAAACAAATAGAGTTACTTTACAATCAATGTGAAATCAGTCAAATAAAAAATGATAAAAGAAAACATCCTTTTATCATTCATAGTGGTATTACTCTAATTCGTAATAGCTTATTTCATTGGACATTTTATCGGATGCAAGTTGGAATCCTTTCTCTGTTTGCCCGGTTTTTACATAATATAAAAATAGTTGTCTTTCATAATGCTGATACATCAACTGGCTCCCCGTTTTTCTGAAATGGGGGAGAGCTGTACGTTCAATATACTCATATAATTCATATTCATTCTCATTTATGGTAAGTAAGTAAATCTCAAAGAATACATGACTTGGATCCCGGTGCTGGGAGGCCATATTCAGTCCTTTTGTCGCTAAGTGATTGAGTTCCCGGGAAGATAGTAGATTCCCTTTCATACAAGCAAGTATATATCCACTGAGCGTGACTAAATAATGTGATGCCGGCGTTTCGTCATTGATAAGATTTAATGCTTCTTCATAGGATGCCTTTGATTCAGAATATCGTTTTCTCCTAAAATATTCGAATCCAAGATTGTTATGTATCTTATGCGCCCGATCGTTTGAATTGACTGATTCACAGACTCTGAGGAGCTTATCATACTGTTGTTTTGTTTCTTCCATATCAAAGGGTTCCTTGGCATTCAATTGGATTAAAATTAAGGTTTCAGAATCGATGACCCTCAGGATATTCAAAGTTTTTTGGAAAAAATGCAAAGCTCTTTGTCCATAATAATAGGCAAAGGTATTTGAATGAATGGAATGATACGCTAACGCCAAATGAAAATAATATTCGGAGTTGGGATATTCATCGTCAATCTGTTTCAATACATTTATGCAAGTGTTAAATTGTCTTGTTGAATGATAGTAGATCCCTTTGACATGAAGTAATAAATTTTGTTCGAAAGGGGATAGAGAATAGTTTTTGTTTTCGAACATGCCCAGGATTTCCTTGGCTTTTCCATGCTTGTTTAAAAATAAATAATATCTTGCCAGGAAAAGGTTGTATTGAATGATGAAGTCAGATAGAAACCTTAAAGGTTCCTTTTCAATTTCAGCTTTAAGTTGATGGATGTCATTGGTTCGAATCATAATAATCGCATCGTTCCATTCTGATAGTTTAGCCTGTAAGGAATGATAGCGGGACCGTTCAACATCCATATTGATTCCAAGCTTCCTTGCGAGTAGATCAGTAATTTCAGTTGAATACTCTGTGATGCCCCTTTCGATTTTACTTAAATGTGTGGTGGAGCAGATTCCCTGTGCAAGCTGCTCCTGAGTCAAACCCGAATCTTCGCGATGAAATTTGATTAATTTACCTTCTATCATAGTACACCCCGAGTAATCTGTTTATTTATCATTATAGGGAAATATCTTTGTTTGTTCTATAGATGGGGGACAAGACGGAGGTCTGAAGGCAATAACATCCAAATCCAATAGAAGCTGCGTTACTAAACTGATTTTCTTTCTTCCACATCCAGTTCAATCTGCACTTCATTCACCAATTGGGGGGAATCCTGTATGATTTTTCCGATATAAATGAAACCAGCCACGGTAATCCCGGACATGATCCAGCTAAAGGCTTGGCGGATAATGATCCCTTTATCGAATGCTTCAACCCCATACTCCAGGATAAGCCATGCTTTAACAAATGCCAGAATCCCACTTCTTAAGGCAAAACATAGAGTGATTAATTTAAAGATTCGATAGAGAGGCTTTTTATAGTAGAGTCGCTTACAAAAGGTACGGTCGTATCCTTGAAGTTCTGCGAAGTCAAGACCAAAAAAAAGGGGAATCGGTTTTCGGAACAACATGGTGATGAAGAAAAATAAACTTAAAGCAGCGGAATAGTATACATTATTCCATAAGAGTTGGATGGAGGTACCAGCCAGTACGTCAATCAGAGTACCGACAATCAGCGTGATTAAAATGAACAAGCCAAATGTATTTACTTTCTTCATTTCTATAAAACGATAAACTGTATAGATGATTCCTGGAACAGAAGAAAGGAGCATGGCATAATAATCCCCAATGTAATCCCTCATGATATTCCATACGAAAAGGGGGAGTGCTACATAAATCAACAAGTCCAATAAGACAAAATTTCTTTTCAACTTTATCCCTCTTCCTTTTATTTACTAATACTATTTATACGGACAAAAAGTGGAAGAAGTTTCACAATATGAGTTGGTTTTTGAGAAAAGGGTTGATTGAAGATGAAGGGGTCAAGATGAATAAAAAGGTCGAGGAAACTAGTCAGGAAACTTCGGTGCCGGTTTCAAATGATCTTTTTACATTAAAGCAGTAAAGGGAGGGGGACGAACCCCCTTCCTTGTTTTTTACAGTATCAGCGCACGAGTCTTGCGATGTTCTTTTCGAAGTGGAGCGGTTTGGAAGAGCCTTGTTTCTTCTTCCGTCTGTGGTATGACCCTTGGTACTGGCTTAGGCTTACCTTTTTCATCAACGGCGACCATTGTCAGGAATGATTCCGTCGTCAGTGTTTTGACACTCGTTACGAGATTCGTAGAGTACACCTTTACATACACTTCCATTGATGTCCTGCCTGTGGAAGTGACGTATGCTTCCAGGCTTAAAGCGTCGCCAACCGTGGCAGACGATAAGAAGTCCACCGAGTCAATCGATGCCGTAACGACGACTGAACTTGAATGTTTCATGGCGGATAGCGCCGCAATCTCATCAATATAGGAAAGGACCTTCCCTCCAAAGATGGTCTGCATATGATTGGTGTCAGGCGGCAATACCAATTTTGTTTGTATGGTTCGTGAACGTTCCACTGAATAGGCTTGCTCCATTTTCTCATCTCCCTGTTTGTAGTATGAAACAAAAAAGCATCTCCTTTTGAAAAAGAAGATGCGGCTATTCCAATCGACCGTTCAGAGTATAGTGATTCCCCTGGTGACGTCTCATTAGCGCAACACCCTCCTATCTCCCGTAGGAACTTCTGTGTTCTTCTCATTTGGCAGGTCTCCTGGCTCAGCTTCAGCGATTTCGTATTCCTTCCCATTTCGATTCGAAACAGTGGATCCATACGAATTCTCAGCCTTACAGTGGCGGGACCGCGTTGGACTTTCACCAACTTCCCTTTTAAGAAAATGAACTAAAAGTCATCTTCACCAATGAGCAATGATTAAATTGTGAACGCTTTTATTTTATCATAACCCTTAGTGAGTGAGGAGAAGGATTATGGTAAAATTTATAAACAAGTGCTTTTCAAAAAGGTAGTGAGGTCTGAAAAATGCCACAAGACAAAATACAAAGAAACCAAATCGATAAAGTAGTAGAGTATATCGATCAACATCTAAGCGAAGATTTATCCTTAGAACAGTTAGCCAAAGTATCAACCTATTCCCCTTATCACTTTCAGCGGTTGTTTAAAGGGCTGATCGGTGAAACACCGGCAGGTTATGTGAAAAGAATGCGCTTGGAAAATGCAGCCCATATGCTCATTTATGAGCCACAGCTTCCTATCACACAAATTGCGTTCATATGTGGTTTTTCATCGTTATCCTATTTCACCTATTCTTTTAATGTTTACTTAAAAACCAGCCCCAAAAGCTGGCGGGAAGGTGCCTATTTAGAGCGTTTTCCGCGAGAATATCTTAATAGCAAGAAATCTAAACTTTTCAGCACAAAAGCGAAAGCATACCAGGATGAAGAATCCTATAATGAGTTTAAATGGCTGGATTTATCGAAAGTGAAGATCGTTCATTTTCCAGAGTGTTCAACCGTCAATAGATTCCATATCGGGTCATATATCGCAGGCATTCCAGAAGCATGGCAAGATCTATACAGATGGGGAAATGCCAGAAACCTCATAGAGAAGAGTCCTTTGATATTCGGAATTCCAAAGAGCAACCCTTATATTACCCCACCTGAAAAAAGCAGGTATGAGTGTCGCCTGGCTGTCGAAAATCAAAATGACGCGGAAGGTGAGGAACTCTATCTATTTCGAGGCAGTAAGCATGTGGTTTATGAATTCGATGAACCAGTCGACTACCGGGAAAGAGGGAAGTTAATCGAATGCTATTCTGAACTTTACAGCTATTGGTTGCCGAAAAGCGGATACAGATACCTGGGGAATCCGATTGAACTTGTGGAAATGATCAGTCTACAAGGAACACTCGATATTGGATGTAACATTAAAGCGATCGCTTTAGCCATTGAGCCGAATTAATGGAGGAATAGGGATGGAATTAAATGTGAATTTGCTCGCGATATTGGCGGGGGCTGTGGTGTATATGGTATACGGCGGAATTTATTATTCTATTTTACTAGGAAAGAAGGAACAGGATAGTACTGGACCGATTAAATATGCAGTGGCTGTTATTGTTGCATTTTTCAGCTCACTTCTTGTTGGGATTTTCGTTCAAGCCACCGGTTCCAAAGGAATAGTCGAAGGAGCTTTGACAGGTGTAATCATTGGAATTCTTATTTCCATTGTCTACTTGAAAAATGCTTTATTTGGTCTTATGACAAAACGGATGTTTCTTATCGCGATAGGAGATCATCTCATCATATTTACCCTGTTAGGGGCCATACACGGATGGTTGTTGTAGATTGTAAGCTCGAACCTTTTAAAGGTTCGAGCTTTTTTTATATAAAATTAGGAGATTCACCTAAATTATTGAAACTTTTCTAACACTCTTCCGTAGATAGTATTGTAGCTAGCACTTTTATTTAAAATTAAATCAGATTTCATGCTGGTTAAACAAAATGTCGAGAGGGGTTGTCAGAATGCTAGGATCATTAAGTATTATCGGATTTTTTATGTTCTTGATTCCTGTACTGGTTATTGCTGCTATTGCAGGAATTGCGTATTATTTCTGGATGAGGTTTCGTTATCGTACAGCGAGATCCAACCAGGCTCTGATCATTACCGGACCGAAACTGGGAGATCCTGAAAAGGAAACGAATATTTTCACCGACCAGGAAGGACGGTCCATGAAAATCATCAGGGGTGGAGGGTACAGATTAAGACGTTTCCAAACATCCACACCTGTTAATCTTACATCCTTCCAATTAAAACTGTCGACACCTAGAGTGTATACAAATGGCGGAGTACCAATCGTTGCAGACGCAGTGGCCATGGTGAAGGTGGCCGACACATTAAACGGGATTGCGAACTATGCAGAGCAGTTCCTTGGTAAGGATCAAAAAGAAATTGAAGATGAAATCATCGAGGTACTGGGAAGTAATCTTCGTGCGATTCTTTCTAAAATGACTGTTGAAGACATTAACAGCAACCGTGAAAAATTTAACGCTGACGTATCAGAAATCGCCCAGAAACAGCTGGATCTTATGGGCTTCAAAATTACGTCACTAGGGTTAACTGACATAAGAGATGCAGACGAAGAAAATGGATACTTAAAAAATCTTGGTCGTCCACGTATCGCCGAGGTTCGCAAGCAAGCTGAAATTGCAGAAGCAAACACCGAACGTGAAACCCGTATTCACCGGGCCCAAACGGATCAGGAAGCGAAAGAGGAAGAATACAAGCGTCAAATTACCATTGCCCAATCGAAAAAAGAGAAGGATATCAAAGACGCAGCCTTCAAGGAAGAAACAGAGCGGGCAAGAGCAAAATCCGAACAGTCCTACGAGTTGGAAAAAGCCAAACTTACCAAAGAAGTAAAAGAAGAAGAGTTAACCCTTCAATTCCTTGAACGTGAACGTGCCGTTAAGCTTGAAGCAGAAGAATCAAAAGTTCGTAAAACGAAAGCCGATGCCGAATACTACGAAACCACTCGTAAAGCGGAAGCGGAAGCGCGCAAGGCTGAAATTGACGGGGAAGCGAAAGCCAAGATCCGAAGAGAAGAAGGTTCTGCTGAAGCAGATGTTATCAGAGAGCGAGGGAAGGCGGAAGCCGAATCCCGTAAACTGCTGGCAGAAGCAATGGAGAAACATGGCGATGTCATCATTACAGAGAAACTAATCGAAATGCTGCCAGTTTTCGCAGAGAAAATTGCCCAGCCTCTTAACAATATTGACTCTGTTAAAATCATTGATTCCGGTAATGGCCAGGGAGTGCCTTCCTTTGGTAAAAGCATCACCAGAACGATGCTTGACATGCAGGAACCGTTACGGGAAATGACAGGCATCGATGTAGGTGAATTACTGAAGTCATATGCAAACAGATCCCATGAAAGGCCTTACCAGCCAGCAATTTCAGAGTCAGCCGATAAGGAAGTTGCTGTGACGAGCGAAAAGGAAGAAGCAGATATAAAAGAAGAGAGTCGAAGTAAATAAAAAGAAGGAGATGTCTCGGGTGTGTGGAGACATCTCTTTTTTATGGTATGGAAAATCGTTCACTTTGAAGTGCATAATCTACTGCAATAAAAAAGTGCCATGAACGAAATCATTTGTGCCTGGCACTTATAGTGATGAAATAACTGTACCTGGTACAAATCGCATGCATTGTACCAGGTACACAGATTTATTTAGTTAACCGCTAAAAATCATGAAAAATCAGCAATTGAATATTGAAAGATATTTAACAGTTGAAATCAACGGAAACTTTGCCTGTTAAAAAATTCAACAGTTGAATGAACTGTAATATTCAACAGTCAAACAAACCTATCAACCTAATACCCCAACCTCGATATGCCGGGAACCTTTAACATCAAACAATCCTAAATCTGTCAGCTTCAACTCAGGGATTACGGGCAAAGTGAGAAAAGAGAGAGTCAGAAATGGATTAAAGTCCCCGGAGAATCCTAATTCTACCAACGTATTTTTCAACTCGCGGAGTCCTGATACCACTTCTTCAAATCCCTGATCGGACATTAATCCTGCAATCGGTAATGGAAGAGAGGCTATGACATTTCCGTCGCTCACTATCACCAGGCCGCCATTCATATCGTTAAGCGCACCGATGGCATGCAGGATATCACGATCATTTGTACCAGTTGCGACAATATTATGGGAGTCATGAGCAATGGTGGTAGCGATGGCTCCTTTTTTCAATCCGAATCCTTTTACAATCCCCAAGCCAATGTTTCCTGTCCCATTATGTCTTTCAACAACAACCATTTTAAGTTGATCCTGTTGAATAGAAGGGATAAAGAATCCATTTTCTACTTGGACCTTTTCAATCTGTTTATTGGTTCTAAGGTGGTTAGGGATGATTTCTATAATATGTGCTTCTTTTGTAACGCCCATTTCGATTTGAAGATGTTTTTCAGTGAGTTCAGGAATATGGACCGTTGAAGACAGAGATGGTTTTGGTTCCGATTTTACGATGGATTCCCCGACAAACTGACCATGTGCAGCCACTTGTTTCCCTTCTTTGTAGACCTCTGATATAGAGACCTTTTTAAGATCATCCAGTAATACAAAATCCGCATCATATCCGGGTGCAATAGCACCTTTAGTGTATAATCCATAACATTCAGCAGCATTTAAAGTAGCGATGCCGATCGCCAATAGAGGATCGAGTCCTTCCTTGATTGCTAAACGAATATTGTGATCGATACTGCCTTCCTCGATTAAATCATCCAAGTGCTTATCATCTGTACAGAATAGACAGCGACGTGCATTTCTTTCGTTGACAACTCCAATAAGCGATTCCAAATCTTTAGCCACCGATCCTTCGCGAATGAGAAGGTACATCCCTCGTCGTATTCGTTCCAATGCTTCAGGGACGGTGGTGCATTCATGATCGGTTCGAATACCGGCGGATTTATAAACATTGATCGCATTTGTATCAAGCCCGGCTAAATGATCGTCCATATTATGACTATATTCCGAGGTGACAGTGATTTTATCAACAATGGAATCATCGCCTTTTTGGAGGGAAGGGTAATCCATTACCTCTGCCAGTCCAAGGACACGCTCATGTGTATAGAAAGGTTCCAGCTCTTTGGCTGTCAGGGTTGCTCCTGCATTTTCAAATGGAGTTGCCGGCACGCATGATGGAAGCATGGTTAACACATCTAATGGAATGTTCTCAGAATCACCGAGCATGAATTCAATTCCTTCTTCTCCGGATACATTCCCGATTTCATGTGGATCTGTAATCACGGTCGTGACACCATGAGGAAGAACGACTTTTGCAAATTCAGATGGTGTGACCATGGAGGATTCAATATGAACATGGGCATCGATAAAGGACGGGCTAATATATCTCCCCTTGGCGTCGATGACCTGTTTCCCTTCAAATTCACCAATTCCAACGAACATTCCATCCGTAATCGCGACATCTCCTTCCATGATTTCAAGATTAAACACATCTATTATTTTCCCATTTTTTATAACCAGATCTGCAAGGTTATCTTTATTCGCAGCTGCAATTCTTTTTTTAAATGTATCTTTTTTTGTACCCATGAAATCCTCTCCTATTCTAAATAAAAAACCCCGGGATGCACCCAGGGTTCGACATAGAGAGAGAAGAGAAGGGACTCCTGCCCCTGCTCCCTCTCGTAGTCAAACCATTTACGGTAGTTTGGTAGAAACTCTTGGACCATATTTCCAATATTATACGAGTATGTGGATAAGATTATTTGTTGAAAATGATTATTTCACATTTTATATGCATCGGATGGAATGTGTCAACGGTAATCAGTTTAAGTACTTTATAGAAAAAGGTCTCCCTTTGGTGAGTGAAAATATCTCAGAGAGTTGAATGTGCTAACGGGACAGTTTATTAGTTGATATATTTTCCTCATCATTATACATTTTATATACAAGTAAAATACAAAACTTGTACAAAACACAAAAGGAGTGGAAGAAATGAAAAAGATTTTTTCGGTTTTTGCAACGGTGATGTTAATGTTATCCTTGGCTGGTGGTGCGTTTGCGGCTGACAATGATGCGATGGTGCGTATTATCCATGCTTCTCCTGATGCCCCGGCTGTCGATGTGTATGTGGATGGAAATGCAGTGGTTGAAGGCGCAGAATTCAAGGCAGCAACAGATTATATGAATCTTCCTGCAGGAGACCATAAAGTGGAAATTTATGCTGCTGGCACAATGGGAAGCGAAGATCCTGTCATTTCTCAAGATTTAACGGTTGAAGCAGGAATGGCTTACACAGTAGCAGCTGCTAATACTGTGGAAAACCTGGAATTGGTGGTAGCGCAGGATTCAATGGATGTAACAGAAGGAATGACTAAAGTGCGCGTTGGACATCTTTCTCCTGATGCACCGACCGTTGATGTTGGTCTTGTAGGTGGAGATGCGTTGTTCAGTGGAGCTGAATTCAAAGCGATTACAGATTATCAGGAATTAGATGCAGGAACATATGACTTAGAGATCAGAACACCAGAAGGAGATCAAGTGTTAGACCTGTCTGGAACAATGCTTGAAGAAAACACAGTATACAGTGTGTTTGCAATCAATACAGCAGATCAATTGGAAGTACTTGTCCTGAAAGATTATACATTGATGCCTGGCAGCATGCCTGAAACAGGGATGGGTGGAGCAGCGACTGAACAATCATCTACTCTTCCTATGGTGCTGGCTGCAACGGTATTAGGTGGAGCAGCAATACTATTTGTTACACGCAGAAAACTGCAAAAATAATGAAAAGACTACTAATGTCTATCCCTTTGACGGCTCTTCTGGCGGCATGTGCTGCCGAAGAGCCTCAATCGGTTACGAAAAGAGAAGTTCAATCATCCACCATTGCCCAGCCTGTTCAACCTGTTAGCACTGTTAATCATGCATCAAAAAAGGAATTAACCAGTATCAAGCCAGCCTCTCTATCAATTCCTAAACTTGATATTGAAGCACCAATAAAGGAATTCGGTCTTGATAAAAAAGGAAATATGGAGCTTCCTGAAAACGGGAAGGATGTTGCGTGGTTTGAACCAGGTTTTCTACCGGGAGAAAAGGGAAATGCCGTTCTCGCAGGACATGTAGATGACGAAAAAAAGCCAGCTGTCTTTTTTGAATTGAAAGAGCTTGAGCCCGGGGACGAGATCCATTTACAAGATGAAAGTGGCGAAACCCTGACTTTCGTCGTAAGGGAAAAAGTCGCCTATCAGAAGGATGACGCACCTCTTCGCACCATTTTCGGTCCAAGTGAAAAACGCATGCTTAATTTGATTACGTGTACAGGCTATTTTGACCGGGAAATCCATAATTACGTTGAACGATTAGTTGTCTTTACCGAACTGGTCGAAGAGAATAAAGACACCTGAAGAGATTATCTCCCATTATATGGAAGATAATCTCTTTTTTTCCATAAACCCTCTTTACATCACCCTAATTTCCTATACTATTAATAGAGAGAGTTTTCTGAAAAAAATCCGGAGGTTATGATGAA
Coding sequences:
- a CDS encoding helix-turn-helix transcriptional regulator — encoded protein: MIEGKLIKFHREDSGLTQEQLAQGICSTTHLSKIERGITEYSTEITDLLARKLGINMDVERSRYHSLQAKLSEWNDAIIMIRTNDIHQLKAEIEKEPLRFLSDFIIQYNLFLARYYLFLNKHGKAKEILGMFENKNYSLSPFEQNLLLHVKGIYYHSTRQFNTCINVLKQIDDEYPNSEYYFHLALAYHSIHSNTFAYYYGQRALHFFQKTLNILRVIDSETLILIQLNAKEPFDMEETKQQYDKLLRVCESVNSNDRAHKIHNNLGFEYFRRKRYSESKASYEEALNLINDETPASHYLVTLSGYILACMKGNLLSSRELNHLATKGLNMASQHRDPSHVFFEIYLLTINENEYELYEYIERTALPHFRKTGSQLMYQHYERQLFLYYVKTGQTEKGFQLASDKMSNEISYYELE
- a CDS encoding VC0807 family protein, with protein sequence MKRNFVLLDLLIYVALPLFVWNIMRDYIGDYYAMLLSSVPGIIYTVYRFIEMKKVNTFGLFILITLIVGTLIDVLAGTSIQLLWNNVYYSAALSLFFFITMLFRKPIPLFFGLDFAELQGYDRTFCKRLYYKKPLYRIFKLITLCFALRSGILAFVKAWLILEYGVEAFDKGIIIRQAFSWIMSGITVAGFIYIGKIIQDSPQLVNEVQIELDVEERKSV
- a CDS encoding DUF4397 domain-containing protein, whose translation is MKKIFSVFATVMLMLSLAGGAFAADNDAMVRIIHASPDAPAVDVYVDGNAVVEGAEFKAATDYMNLPAGDHKVEIYAAGTMGSEDPVISQDLTVEAGMAYTVAAANTVENLELVVAQDSMDVTEGMTKVRVGHLSPDAPTVDVGLVGGDALFSGAEFKAITDYQELDAGTYDLEIRTPEGDQVLDLSGTMLEENTVYSVFAINTADQLEVLVLKDYTLMPGSMPETGMGGAATEQSSTLPMVLAATVLGGAAILFVTRRKLQK
- a CDS encoding class F sortase; amino-acid sequence: MSIPLTALLAACAAEEPQSVTKREVQSSTIAQPVQPVSTVNHASKKELTSIKPASLSIPKLDIEAPIKEFGLDKKGNMELPENGKDVAWFEPGFLPGEKGNAVLAGHVDDEKKPAVFFELKELEPGDEIHLQDESGETLTFVVREKVAYQKDDAPLRTIFGPSEKRMLNLITCTGYFDREIHNYVERLVVFTELVEENKDT
- a CDS encoding acyl-CoA thioesterase is translated as MEQAYSVERSRTIQTKLVLPPDTNHMQTIFGGKVLSYIDEIAALSAMKHSSSVVVTASIDSVDFLSSATVGDALSLEAYVTSTGRTSMEVYVKVYSTNLVTSVKTLTTESFLTMVAVDEKGKPKPVPRVIPQTEEETRLFQTAPLRKEHRKTRALIL
- a CDS encoding DUF1761 domain-containing protein, encoding MELNVNLLAILAGAVVYMVYGGIYYSILLGKKEQDSTGPIKYAVAVIVAFFSSLLVGIFVQATGSKGIVEGALTGVIIGILISIVYLKNALFGLMTKRMFLIAIGDHLIIFTLLGAIHGWLL
- a CDS encoding helix-turn-helix domain-containing protein, giving the protein MPQDKIQRNQIDKVVEYIDQHLSEDLSLEQLAKVSTYSPYHFQRLFKGLIGETPAGYVKRMRLENAAHMLIYEPQLPITQIAFICGFSSLSYFTYSFNVYLKTSPKSWREGAYLERFPREYLNSKKSKLFSTKAKAYQDEESYNEFKWLDLSKVKIVHFPECSTVNRFHIGSYIAGIPEAWQDLYRWGNARNLIEKSPLIFGIPKSNPYITPPEKSRYECRLAVENQNDAEGEELYLFRGSKHVVYEFDEPVDYRERGKLIECYSELYSYWLPKSGYRYLGNPIELVEMISLQGTLDIGCNIKAIALAIEPN
- a CDS encoding flotillin family protein, which translates into the protein MLGSLSIIGFFMFLIPVLVIAAIAGIAYYFWMRFRYRTARSNQALIITGPKLGDPEKETNIFTDQEGRSMKIIRGGGYRLRRFQTSTPVNLTSFQLKLSTPRVYTNGGVPIVADAVAMVKVADTLNGIANYAEQFLGKDQKEIEDEIIEVLGSNLRAILSKMTVEDINSNREKFNADVSEIAQKQLDLMGFKITSLGLTDIRDADEENGYLKNLGRPRIAEVRKQAEIAEANTERETRIHRAQTDQEAKEEEYKRQITIAQSKKEKDIKDAAFKEETERARAKSEQSYELEKAKLTKEVKEEELTLQFLERERAVKLEAEESKVRKTKADAEYYETTRKAEAEARKAEIDGEAKAKIRREEGSAEADVIRERGKAEAESRKLLAEAMEKHGDVIITEKLIEMLPVFAEKIAQPLNNIDSVKIIDSGNGQGVPSFGKSITRTMLDMQEPLREMTGIDVGELLKSYANRSHERPYQPAISESADKEVAVTSEKEEADIKEESRSK
- the ade gene encoding adenine deaminase, with the translated sequence MGTKKDTFKKRIAAANKDNLADLVIKNGKIIDVFNLEIMEGDVAITDGMFVGIGEFEGKQVIDAKGRYISPSFIDAHVHIESSMVTPSEFAKVVLPHGVTTVITDPHEIGNVSGEEGIEFMLGDSENIPLDVLTMLPSCVPATPFENAGATLTAKELEPFYTHERVLGLAEVMDYPSLQKGDDSIVDKITVTSEYSHNMDDHLAGLDTNAINVYKSAGIRTDHECTTVPEALERIRRGMYLLIREGSVAKDLESLIGVVNERNARRCLFCTDDKHLDDLIEEGSIDHNIRLAIKEGLDPLLAIGIATLNAAECYGLYTKGAIAPGYDADFVLLDDLKKVSISEVYKEGKQVAAHGQFVGESIVKSEPKPSLSSTVHIPELTEKHLQIEMGVTKEAHIIEIIPNHLRTNKQIEKVQVENGFFIPSIQQDQLKMVVVERHNGTGNIGLGIVKGFGLKKGAIATTIAHDSHNIVATGTNDRDILHAIGALNDMNGGLVIVSDGNVIASLPLPIAGLMSDQGFEEVVSGLRELKNTLVELGFSGDFNPFLTLSFLTLPVIPELKLTDLGLFDVKGSRHIEVGVLG